ATTAAAGACTTATTATTCCAAGCAAGAAAGTGTAATGAGAAGTTTATGCCCGCTAAAAACATAAAAAACATAGCGACCATCTCTATTGAAATCGAATTGAAGTAACCAATTGAGGCATCATGAGTTGAAAATCCACCAATTGCAACAGTACTAAAACTATGACTAACAGCATCAAAAATAGTCATTCCTGATAAAAAATATCCTAATGCACACAAAACTGTCAAAGACAGATAAATTTTCCAAAGTGCAATTGCTGTATTTCTAAGTTTGGGAGTAAGTCTATCTTTTGCAATACCACTTGACTCTGCATGATAAAGCTCCATGCCGCCAACCCCTAGTAAAGGCAATACTGCAACTGCTAAAACAATAATTCCCATACCTCCTAGCCATTGAAGCTGTTGCCTATAGAACAAAATGCTTTTAGGCAAATCATCCAGTTGACTCATTACAGTTGCTCCTGTTGTAGTCAGACCAGACATAGATTCAAAGAATGCATCAGAAAAGGAAAGATTACTAATAGAGTCAGTAATTAAGAATGGGAGAGTTCCAAAAAGAGATAAAACAATCCAAAAGCACACTACAATTAAAACGCCCTCTCTCAGCCGGAAATCTTTTTTAGTATCCTTAAAGGGCCACCAGAGAATCAAGCCACCCAATAAGGTTAAAGCAAATGATAATAGGAAAGAGAAATACTCACCTTCAGAATAAATTAAATCGATAATGATTGGTGGCACTTGGGCAAAACTAAAGACCATGAGGAGGAGGCCAATAGTTTTAGCAACGATACTTAACTGCATTTAGTTTTCACCTTTAAAGTATGCTTTCTAGAAATTATTGCTCATTCTCTAAGAAAAGAGCCTCAACTTCATGAATCTTTCGAACGTCCATTAACACCATTAAAATATGGTCTCCTGATTCAATCACCAATTTTTTAGAGCCCATTAAAAGCTCATCATCTCTTACTACAGCACCTACAACAACGCCTTCAGGTAACGGCAAATCTTTTATTTGAACTCCAACCACCGCTGAAGTTTTTTTATCACCATGAACTACAATTTCAATTGCCTCAGATTTTCCGTGCTGAAGCGAATGAACCTTCATGCAGTCTCCCTTTCTTAGGTGAGATAAGATACCACTAACTGTAATTTGATCTGGCGAAACAATAATGTCAACATCTCCACTTTGCTCAGCAAGGGAAGCATAAACATCCCTCTTAACTAGAGCAATTGTCTTATGGGCACCAAGTCGCTTTGCAAGAATGGAAACAATTACATTTACCTCGTCTGAATCAGTCAGAGCAAGAAATAAATCAGTATTTTCAATACCTTCATCTTTAAGCAAATCTTCATCTGAGGCATTTCCTTGAAGAACAAGCGTGTTATTTAATTTTTCACTTAAATATTTAGCTCTCTCCTCAGATAGCTCTATGATTCTGATATTGTGCGTATCTTCAAGTAGTTTAGCTACGTTGAGACCAATACTTCCACCGCCAGCAATAAAGATTTTTTGATAATTATTTTCAGCCCTTCTAAACTCTTTGAGGGCCCTTGAAATATGATTTTTTTTCGCAAGAAAATAAACTTGATCACCCTCTCTTATGACTGTATCACTTTTAGCAGGAATTGCCCTTTCATTCCTGTAAAGACTAACGATGCGTATTTTGACATCAGGCATGTGTTCATGAAGCTCTTTAATAGGCCTATTAACGATTGGTGTTCCAATAAAGGCTCTTGTCTCTACCAATTGAACTAAGCCATTCTCAAAGTCAAAAACCTGAGAGGCTCCAGGCTCTTCAACAATTCCCTGAATGTACTCTGTAATTAAATTCTCAGGAGTAATTAAGAAATCAATAGGTAATGCTTCATTACTAAATATTTCTGGTCTAAGAAGATATTCAGTGGTTCTTATCCTAGCAATTTTTTTCTTAACATTGTAGAGGGTATGCGCCATTCTGCAGGCAACCATGTTTCTCTCATCTGAATTCATTACAGCAATGACCACATCCATCGACTTGATACCCGCTTTCTCAAGAATACTCGGGTATGCTCCGTAACCAATAACGGTTTTAATATCTAAGTGTCTTTGAAGAGGGGTCAGCATTTCCTCCTTTTGATCAACGATCGTAATATCGTTATCATCGTCTAGGCAAAGATATCTTGCTAGAGTTGAACCGACTTGGCCAGCACCAAGAATTAATATTTTCATTTTTTATCGATTCCTAAATCTTTAAGTTTTCTGTAAAGCGTTGTTCGCTCTAACCCAGCAATTTCTGCAACTACAGCAATATTGTTATCGTTAGACGATAGATGATGAAGTAGGTACTGACTTTCAAAGATATTTCTCGCCTCTTTAAGTTTTAAAGAGAAGTCAATTCCGCTAACATGTTGGGCTTCTTGTTCAGGCTCTTCACGCGTCATGATATTTCTTAATATTGGTAAGAAGTCGTGAAGCGGCTTTTTTAGAAAATCAACCGCACCTAACTTCATTGCTTTAACTATGTCACTTGGCTCCGCGTGACCAGACATCATAACAACAGGGGTATTAAAACCCTCAGAATGCCACTCAGATAGTAAGGAAATTCCATCTTGACCAGGCATCCAAACATCCATTAGAATTAAATCAAAATCATTTGCTGCAAGTACTGCTTTGGCTTCAGTAGCACTTCTAGCAAGCATTGTTGTATAACTAACATCCTCAAGAATATCTTTTATTATTTCGGTATTATCTTTTTCGTCATCGATGATTAAAATTTTTCCGAATGTAGCATCATTTTTCATTTCGTCCCCTTTGAATTCTCAATTATACTTAATTCAATAGTTACTCTAGCACCATGAGGTTTTATATTACTGGCAAATATTTGGCCATCATGTTGTTCGATAATATTTTGAACGATTGCAAGACCTAAACCACCACTCTTCTCTTTTGTAGTTATATAAGGTTCAAAAACCTGATCAATAATACTACTTGGAAAGCCTTTACCGTCATCTATAATTGTTAATTGAACCAAGCCCTCTTTTTCTTTGAGAGTTGATTTAATATTTATATTTAATTGTATTTTTTCTTGCTTAGCTTCTATAGCATTTTTAATAAGATTTATTAGAACTCTTGAGATAGCATCTTGATCAAGTTGAAGCTTCGGCAAGTCACCACACAGATCAAGATCTACTCTAACTCCATCATGATTATCAAAAAGAGAAGCTGACTTGTTAATCAGCATATTTAATGATGATAAAGTCTTTTGTATTTCTGGCGTATTAGCGTAATTAGCAAAAGCACTAACCATTGAATCCATTGATGCAACTTGATCCATAATGGTTTGAGTTGTTTTATCGATAATAGCTGCATCATTCTTTTCAAGTTTTTCTAAAAATAAATTTCTAAGTCTTTGAGCTGATAAAAGAATGGGGGTTAATGGATTTTTAATTTCATGAGCCATGCGAACTGCTACTTCACCCCAAGCAGCCTTCCTTTGTGCTCTATTAAGTTTTGAAATATCATTAATGATAATGACATAACCCAATGATTTATTTTCTACATCAAGAACTGAGCCTTGGCAATATAGAAGCCGAACTCTATCGTTAAGAGTTAACTCAATCTCATGACTCCACTCCATGGAGTCTTTCTCAATCTTATCTTGAATAAAAGAAAAAAGTGGATTTAGATTAGGGTGAGCATCTACTATTGAGTCATAAGAATGACCATTAAAAATGGTCTCATCCTCAATCTGAAACATTTTTCCTATTACTGGATTAATAATTTGTATTTTCTTATCTTTATCTAGAGCAATAACACCAAAAGAATATTTGAGAATTGTTTCAAGATAAAGGTTGTGAGTATCAAGCCCCTCCCTTGAGAGCTTTATTCGCTGACTCATTTCATTAAAATGACCAATTAGATCATGCATATCTTTATGCTTAGGATCTTGCTCAATCTCAACATCATAGTTACCTGAAGAAATCTCTCTTGTGGCTATCGATAAATTATGCATTGGCTTCATAAGTTGATCAATCATTCTTAGTACAATTAATAGTGCGCTTAGAACTGATAATAGAATTGTTGAGCTAAAGTCAATCATAAACCTCGTTTTAATTATGGAGGAGTTTAATGTTAACTCAGCATCTTTTGCTGCATCACGAAAACGCGTCATTCTTGAAGTCAAGCTATCAATGTTGATATCTGAAGCAAAATGAGCAATCAATGTAAACTCATCCGTTGAGGCTGTATAACCATCATTCATACAGTTCGTGTCTGCTCTTTTACTAGAGGCAGCAAGATTCATTTGACTATCGTAAAGTTTTAATTCACACGCCCAAAAATCACTTGTTAAAAGACCTAAAACGGCCTGCATTCTTTCATTTGAGGCTCTTGGCGCATCAAAATAGTTAACTAGTTTCCCAATATTTCGCGTTCGATCTTCGTAGTACTTAATTGCGACATTATTGGTGTTACGATACAGCTCATCAACTTCACCACCAACTTTCAAATTGAACTCATCAAACTGATTTTCTGCAATTTGAAGATTATCTCTAATTGATCCAAAAGAAAAAAGATAAAAAGAGAGAACTGGCAGTAAAACGAGAACTGGAACAATTTTAATAAAAGACCAGGTGAACCTGGAACCTATAACGCCCTCTTGCGTATTTTGTTTTAACTTTTTCATTGATAGAGAAATATAATAAATCGCCACCAAACTCATCACAACGTTAAATCCAACTAAAAGTAAGTACCACTTCTCTATAAGCTCAGCATTAAGCCCAAGATAAAACATTCCAAAGAATGAAATCAAGAAAACACCAATCCAAAATAAAGCGCGGGGAGCTTCTTTTAAAGAAAAAGCCTGATTAAGCAACATAAATTTTGTTAACCAAATAATAAAGTCATTTGATTATCTCATAAATGAAATATTACTATCACAAGTTGTTGATAAAATACAACAACTCAATTAAGGTAATTATTTTGATAAAAAACAACGAACAACTAGAAAAATATTTAAATGGTATCAATGAGGAATCTATTCTTGGTATAGACACTGAGTTTAGGAGGATTGACTCCTATTCGCCTGAATTGTGTTTAGTTCAGATTGCATCAAAGAGTCATCTAGAGTGCATAGATATTCTTTCAATAAGTAATCTAGAACCTTTATTTAATAAGCTATATGATGGCAAAACACTATGGGTCATTCATTCTGCAAGGCAAGATATTGAAGCGCTCTACTATTTATCAGGTCGTACTCCAAGCCATCTCTTCGATACACAAATTGGCGCATCATTTTTAAATTACCCCATACAAGTCTCATACCAGGCAATAACAGAAAAACTTCAAAATATTTTCTTAGAAAAAAAATTTACTCGTTTTGATTGGAGAAAACGTCCACTTCCCAATGATGTTTTAAAATATGCACTAGACGATGTTAAGTACTTATTGCCAAACTATAGAATTCTTAAAAAAGAGCTAGTTAATCAAGGAAAGCTGAGTTGGGCCGAGGAAGAAGTCCAATTTTTATTGAATAAAGATACTTACGAGCCTAACTATAGACAAATTTTAAAAAAAACAAAGGGCATTAATAAAATTTCGCATAAAAATCAAGAAAATGCCTTTAAGTTAATCCACTGGCGTGAATCAATTGCCCAGCAAAAAAATAAACCTCGTAAATGGATTATGTCAGATGAATCATTAATTGATTATGCTAATGGTCAAAGGAAACTTTCAGACAGCAAAAATAAACTTTTTGAAAATTTTATAAGAAAAAGTAAATTAATAGCTGGGCCAGAAGATTCATTAGTAGCCAAAAAACCTCTTTCAGAGAGTGAGACATTGTTGAAAAATCAGCTTAAGGATAAAATCAATCTCTTGTCTACTAAATATGCCATTCCTTCTGAGCTTATATGTTCTTCAAAAAATCTTGTGAAGCTAATAAAAGGAGATAATACTTTATCGATTCAGAGTGGATGGCGCTCAGAATTATTTAAACTTTAATTTTATTTTATTTCAATCTCAAAAATACTATCAAAACAAATACCTTTAAAATTATCTCAGGAAACCTAAAGGGAAGAAAATTCCATTTTCCAGATTCAGATGGTTTAAGACCTACCTCAGGAAAAACAAGAGAAACACTCTTTAATTGGCTTCAGTTTGATATTGCTGGAAAAACTGTTCTTGACCCCTTTTCTGGCAGTGGAGCTTTGGGTATTGAGGCAATTTCTAGAGGTGCAAAAAAAACATTTTTAATAGAGAAAAATACTAAAGTATTTAAAACCCTTAAATCAAACCTTGAATTCATAGGCTCAACTAGATTTGAACTAGTTAATGAAGATTCAATTAATTACCTTAAAAAACTGGAACATGATGCATTCGATTATATCTTTCTAGATCCTCCATTCAGCCAGCAAATACTTCCCTTGATACTCAATTTACTTTATGAGGGAAAGCTTATTCATTCAGATAGTCACATTTATATTGAATCTGAGTTTCAGATAACAGAAGAATTTTTAGATAATAATTGTGACTATGAATGTAAAATTAACAAAGAAAAAAAATCAGGCAGCGTTTATTTTTGTTTGATAAGTTTAGGAGCTATATGAAAAAAATTGCTATTTATCCTGGATCCTTTGATCCTATTACTAATGGCCACATTGATCTTATAAAAAGAGCATCTAAACTATTTGATGAGGTTATTATTGCAATAACCCAAAATGCTAACAAATCAAGTTTTTTATCAATAGAACAAAGAGTGAGTGCTGCTGAATCCTCTATTAGCTCCCTTGGTAATACTAAAGTACTCAGTTTTAACTCTCTCCTTGTTGACTTTGCTTCTGAGCACAACGCTCAAATCATAATTAGAGGATTAAGAGCAGTATCAGATTTTGAATATGAATTTCAGTTGAGTGGAATGAACAAGAGACTTAACCCTGAAATTGAAACCCTCTTTATGACACCTTCTGAAGAATTTGCTAATATTTCCTCATCGTTAGTTCGTGAAATCCTCTCTCTGGGTGGAGACATCAGTCTATTTGTACCTAATCAAGTCAAAGAAATACTCCTAGATACAGTTCAAAAATAATTTTAAATACACCTTGAAATTAGATTTTGTACCCCTAAATAGGGATTATATAAAAAAAATACAAAGGAGTATACAAAATGGCAAAAATTATAGGAATTGATCTAGGAACAACCAATTCATGCGTTTCAGTTATGGATGGAGGTGTTGCTAAGATTATTGAAAATTCTGAAGGAAACCGCACAACCCCTTCAATTATTGCATATCCAAAAGATTCTGATGAAATATTGGTGGGTCAGCCTGCAAAGAGACAAGCTGTCACGAACCCTGAAAATACACTTTATGCTATCAAAAGATTGATTGGCCGACGCTTTGATGAAGAGGCAGTCCAAAAAGATATCGATTTGGTTCCATACAAGATTATTAAAGCGAAGAATGGAGATGCTTGGGTTGAAGTCAAAGGTAAAAAAATGGCTGCACCTGAAATTTCTGCGCGTGTTATTCAAAAAATGAAGCAGACAGCCGAAGATTATTTAGGTTCTGAGGTTACTGAAGCTGTAATTACAGTCCCAGCTTATTTCAATGATTCTCAGCGTCAAGCGACTAAAGATGCCGGGAAGATTGCTGGCTTAACGGTAAAAAGAATTATCAATGAGCCGACTGCAGCTGCTTTGGCATATGGAGTTGATAAAACAATAGGTGATAAGAAAGTTGCTGTCTACGATTTAGGTGGTGGAACATTTGACGTTTCAATCATCGAAATGGAAGATATTGATGGAGAAAAACACTTTGAGGTTTTGTCTACAAATGGAGATACATTCTTAGGTGGTGAGGATTTTGATCAAAGAATTATTAGTTTTCTTGTTGCAGAGTTTAAGAAAGAACAAGGGCTTGACTTAGCAAAAGATGCCATGGCTCTCCAAAGATTAAAGGAAGCTGCTGAAAAAGCAAAAATAGAACTCTCGTCTTCTGAACAAACAGAGGTTAGCCTTCCATATATTACTGCAGATGCGTCTGGTCCTAAACACCTCAACATCAAAATGACAAGGTCAAAACTTGAGTCACTTGTGGTAGACCTACTCAAGCGCTCAATTGATCCTTGTAAAACAGCATTAAAAGATGCAGGCCTATCAAGCGGCGATGTTGACGAAATCATACTTGTGGGTGGACAAACTAGAATGCCTAAAGTTCAGCAGATGGTTAAAGATTTCTTTGGTAAAGAGCCTAAGAAGGATTTAAATCCAGATGAAGCTGTTGCTATGGGTGCTGCTATTCAAGCTGGTGTTCTAGGTGGTGATGTTAAGGATGTGTTACTTCTTGATGTAACACCGCTTTCACTTGGAATTGAAACAATGGGCGGAGTTATGACAAAGTTGATTGAAAAAAATACAACAATTCCAACTAATCAATCACAAGTATTCTCAACTGCTGCGGATAATCAATCTGCTGTTACGGTTCATGTTCTTCAAGGTGAGCGAGACGTTGCCAGTGCAAATAAGTCACTTGGGCAGTTTAATCTTGAAGGTATTGCTCCAGCTCCTAAGGGACAACCTCAAATCGAGGTAACTCTTGACCTGGACTCAGATGGTATCTTGAATGTATCTGCTAAAGATAAGAATACTGGTAAAGAGCAATCAATCACAATCAAATCTTCAAGTGGTCTTTCTGATGAGGAAGTTGACAAAATGATTAAAGATGCTGAAGCCCATGCTGATGAAGATAAAAAGTTTCAAGAGCTTGTTTCTTCCAGAAATATGGCTGACTCTCTTGTTCATTCAACTAAACAATCTCTCGAAGAGCTAAAAGATGAAGTATCTGATGATGAAAAAAGTGCAATCGAGGCCGCTTTAAGTGAATTAGAGGAAAGCATTAAAGGTGATGACAAAGAAGTTATCGATGCGAAAGTTCAAAATCTAAGTGAAAAAGCCCAAGTATTAGCTCAAAAAGCACAAGAGAAGGCTGGAGCTGATGGAAGTGCTGAGGCAAGTTCAGATACTAGTGATGATGTAGTAGACGCTGATTTTGAAGAAGTTAACGAAGAAAAGTAAGTAGTTTTATTTGCTGATTTAAAAAAACCTCCCATGCTCAGCATGGGAGGTTTAATATTTTAAGGGAAATATGTCAGATAGAGATTTTTACGAAGTTTTAGGTGTTGATAAAGGGGCTGATGAAGCCAAAATAAAAAAAGCCTATAAGCGCCTTGCTATGAAATATCATCCAGATCGTAATGCGGATGACAAGGTTGGTGCAGAAAAAAAATTTAAGGAAGTCCGTAAAGCTTATGACGTTATCTCAAATCCGCAAAAAAGATCAGCCTATGATCAATTTGGGCATGCAGGTGTAGAACAAGGTGGACAAGGCTTTGGTGGTGGTAACCCATTCGGTGGTGCTGGAGGTTTTGGTGACATTTTTGGAGATATTTTTGGTGGTGGCAATTCAAAACCAGACAACAGAGGCTCAGACCTTCGATATGATTTAGAAATTGATTTAAAACAAGCTGCTGATGGCGATACAGTCAAAATAAGAGTCCCAAAAAATGATACCTGTGATACATGCTCTGGAAGCGGCGCAAAACCTGGAACTTCTGTTAAAACTTGTGGAAATTGTCGTGGAACAGGTCAAACGACTATGCAACAAGGTTTTTTCGCTGTCCAGCGTCCTTGCAATCAATGTAATGGGTCTGGTGAAAAAATTGAATCTCCTTGTGGAACCTGTCGTGGTCAGGGCGTTGTTAGGAATCAAAAAACTCTGTCTGTAAAAATTCCAGCAGGTGTAGACACTGGTAATCGAATAAGACTCAGTGGTGAGGGTGAGGCTGGCTTGCGTGGTGGCCCTCATGGAGATCTATATGTTCAAATTCATATCAAAGAGCATGCTATATTTGAGCGTGATGGGAATGATTTGTATTGCGAAGTTCCAATTGATTTTGCAACCTCAGCACTTGGTGGGTCAATTGAAGTGCCTACACTCAAAGGCAAGCTAAAAATTAACGTTCCAGCAGGCACACAAACCTCTAAACTTTTTAGGTTGAGAGGTAAAGGCATGCCAGCAATGAGGCATAGTGGTTCTGGTGATTTACTGTGCCAAGTCAAAGTTGAAACTCCTGTCAATTTAAACTCCAAACAAAAGAAGTTATTAAAAGACTTTTCAAACTCTTGTGAGGCCAAGCATCACCCTGAGTCTGACTCATTTTTTGGTAAAATGAAATCATTCTTTGATTAACTCTGAAACAATTTGTAACAAAGAATCAATTGTCCAACTATAAAATTTCTTTTTTTAACTTACAAATCTCAAGATGAAGATTCAAAAAATTAATGCGCGTGAAGTATTAGATTCAAGAGGAAATCCTACTGTTGAAGCTGATGTAACCTTAACTAATGGCATTGTTGGTCGAGCCATCGTCCCTTCAGGAGCTTCAACAGGCCAAAGAGAGGCTTTAGAGCTTAGAGATGGTGACAAAAATCGCTACCTTGGTAAAGGCGTTCTTAAAGCAGTTAAATTTATAAATACCGAGATAAATTCTGCTCTTCAAGATTTAGAAGTATCAAACCAAAAAATGATTGATCAGACAATGATTGATTTAGATGGCACAGAAACAAAATCCAGACTTGGTGCAAACTCAATACTAGCAGTATCTCTTGCGTGCGCCAAGGCAAATGCTAAATCCCAAAACCAATCTTTATTTCGTTCATTTAATTTTTCAAATTCTTTTCAATTACCTGTTCCAATGATGAACATTATTAATGGAGGTGAACATGCCAATAATAGTGTTGATATTCAAGAATTTATGATTATTCCGGCAGGTGCTCCCAGCTTCAAAGAGGCGCTTCGGTATGGCACTGAAATTTTTCATCATTTAAAAGCTGTCCTTGATAAAAAAGGGCTTAATACTGCTGTGGGTGATGAAGGCGGCTTTGCACCTGATTTGAAATCTAATGAAGAAGCGCTAGAGGTCATTATTAAGGCAATTAAAAGTGCTGGATATACTCCTGGAAAAGATATTTTTATTGGCATTGATGCAGCAAGCTCTGAGTTTTATAAAGATGGAACTTACAATTTAAAATCAGAAGGTTTAAAGTTAACAAATAGTGAGTTTGTTGATTATCTTGTATCATGGGTCAAAAAATACCCAATTATCTCAATTGAAGACGGTATGGATGAAAATGACTGGGAGGGCTGGGAAATGCTTACTCATAGATTGGCAAATTCTGTTCAACTGGTTGGTGATGATCTTTTTGTAACTAATAGTGAGATTCTTGCAAAAGGAATTGATAATAATATCGCAAACTCAATACTTATTAAAGTAAATCAAATTGGTACGCTTACTGAAACGTTTGACGCGATGAAGATGGCGCTTGAGGCAAATTACACGTGTGTGATGTCGCACAGAAGTGGTGAAACTGAAGATACAACAATCGCTGATCTGGCAGTTGCGACAAGTTGTGGTCAGATTAAAACAGGATCCTTGTCTCGCTCTGACAGATTAGCGAAATATAATCGCCTTCTCAGGATTGAAGAGGAATTAGGAAGCATGGCGGTCTATCCTGGCCTTAATGCTTTTGATAATTTACGATAGTAGGCATACCTGCTTGTTTTAGTCCATTAAGTTGATTTAAGGTTAAAATATAACCTCATTGACTATTTTGGGTGACTGATTGGAATCACTGTCGACTTTTTGGCTAAGTTTTATACTTTTTATTCTTATTATTGCTTCGGCATTCTTTTCCGCATCAGAAACTTCGATGATGGCGCTCAATCGCTATCGACTCAAAGCTCTAAGTGCAAAGAATAATGCTCAAGCCAAAAGAGTAGAGAAACTTCTAAACAAAATTGATTACTTGATTGGAGGTATTTTACTTGGCAATAACTTTGTCAACATACTTGCAGCAAGTATTGCAACTCTTCTCTCTTTAAAATTATTTGGAGAGGGCTCAGTCATCGTTGCCTCATTAGTTCTGACTTTGGTCATTCTAGTATTTGCAGAAAATACGCCAAAGACTTTTGCAGCCAAAAATCCTGAAAAAATTGCATTACCTGCGTCTTGGATATTAGAGATACTGATAAAAATTTTCAAGCCTCTAATCTATCTAATATCGATCATCTCTAAATTTATTTTAAAGCTACTTGGACTTAAAAATGTTAGTAAAGATATTTTAAATTCTGAAGAGCTCAGAATGGCTGTCAAAGATTCAAAATCGCAAATGTCAAAGAATTATCAGAGCATGTTGCTCAATATTATTGATCTTGAAAAAGTTAAAGTTGAGGATATTATGATTCCGCACCATGAGTTAGTTAGTGCCG
This sequence is a window from Candidatus Pseudothioglobus singularis PS1. Protein-coding genes within it:
- the dnaK gene encoding molecular chaperone DnaK, giving the protein MAKIIGIDLGTTNSCVSVMDGGVAKIIENSEGNRTTPSIIAYPKDSDEILVGQPAKRQAVTNPENTLYAIKRLIGRRFDEEAVQKDIDLVPYKIIKAKNGDAWVEVKGKKMAAPEISARVIQKMKQTAEDYLGSEVTEAVITVPAYFNDSQRQATKDAGKIAGLTVKRIINEPTAAALAYGVDKTIGDKKVAVYDLGGGTFDVSIIEMEDIDGEKHFEVLSTNGDTFLGGEDFDQRIISFLVAEFKKEQGLDLAKDAMALQRLKEAAEKAKIELSSSEQTEVSLPYITADASGPKHLNIKMTRSKLESLVVDLLKRSIDPCKTALKDAGLSSGDVDEIILVGGQTRMPKVQQMVKDFFGKEPKKDLNPDEAVAMGAAIQAGVLGGDVKDVLLLDVTPLSLGIETMGGVMTKLIEKNTTIPTNQSQVFSTAADNQSAVTVHVLQGERDVASANKSLGQFNLEGIAPAPKGQPQIEVTLDLDSDGILNVSAKDKNTGKEQSITIKSSSGLSDEEVDKMIKDAEAHADEDKKFQELVSSRNMADSLVHSTKQSLEELKDEVSDDEKSAIEAALSELEESIKGDDKEVIDAKVQNLSEKAQVLAQKAQEKAGADGSAEASSDTSDDVVDADFEEVNEEK
- the rsmD gene encoding 16S rRNA (guanine(966)-N(2))-methyltransferase RsmD, which encodes MKTNTFKIISGNLKGRKFHFPDSDGLRPTSGKTRETLFNWLQFDIAGKTVLDPFSGSGALGIEAISRGAKKTFLIEKNTKVFKTLKSNLEFIGSTRFELVNEDSINYLKKLEHDAFDYIFLDPPFSQQILPLILNLLYEGKLIHSDSHIYIESEFQITEEFLDNNCDYECKINKEKKSGSVYFCLISLGAI
- a CDS encoding ribonuclease D; this encodes MIKNNEQLEKYLNGINEESILGIDTEFRRIDSYSPELCLVQIASKSHLECIDILSISNLEPLFNKLYDGKTLWVIHSARQDIEALYYLSGRTPSHLFDTQIGASFLNYPIQVSYQAITEKLQNIFLEKKFTRFDWRKRPLPNDVLKYALDDVKYLLPNYRILKKELVNQGKLSWAEEEVQFLLNKDTYEPNYRQILKKTKGINKISHKNQENAFKLIHWRESIAQQKNKPRKWIMSDESLIDYANGQRKLSDSKNKLFENFIRKSKLIAGPEDSLVAKKPLSESETLLKNQLKDKINLLSTKYAIPSELICSSKNLVKLIKGDNTLSIQSGWRSELFKL
- a CDS encoding TrkH family potassium uptake protein, coding for MQLSIVAKTIGLLLMVFSFAQVPPIIIDLIYSEGEYFSFLLSFALTLLGGLILWWPFKDTKKDFRLREGVLIVVCFWIVLSLFGTLPFLITDSISNLSFSDAFFESMSGLTTTGATVMSQLDDLPKSILFYRQQLQWLGGMGIIVLAVAVLPLLGVGGMELYHAESSGIAKDRLTPKLRNTAIALWKIYLSLTVLCALGYFLSGMTIFDAVSHSFSTVAIGGFSTHDASIGYFNSISIEMVAMFFMFLAGINFSLHFLAWNNKSLIDYIKDSEFKTYVMVLFASSVIVIIALGLNSEYGSSIETIRHSLFQTISIATTTGYTSQSFSSWPAAIPVFLIMMSFIGACVGSTGGGIKVIRILVMFRLGMKEIHKFIRPNAQVSVKLNGGSINEKSLVSVLGFFSLYAITFFLILMLLMFAGLDQVTAYSATAATMNNLGPGLGEVAQNYGSLGDTAKWILSFSMLVGRLEVLTIIAIFHRAFWRQ
- a CDS encoding sensor histidine kinase yields the protein MLLNQAFSLKEAPRALFWIGVFLISFFGMFYLGLNAELIEKWYLLLVGFNVVMSLVAIYYISLSMKKLKQNTQEGVIGSRFTWSFIKIVPVLVLLPVLSFYLFSFGSIRDNLQIAENQFDEFNLKVGGEVDELYRNTNNVAIKYYEDRTRNIGKLVNYFDAPRASNERMQAVLGLLTSDFWACELKLYDSQMNLAASSKRADTNCMNDGYTASTDEFTLIAHFASDINIDSLTSRMTRFRDAAKDAELTLNSSIIKTRFMIDFSSTILLSVLSALLIVLRMIDQLMKPMHNLSIATREISSGNYDVEIEQDPKHKDMHDLIGHFNEMSQRIKLSREGLDTHNLYLETILKYSFGVIALDKDKKIQIINPVIGKMFQIEDETIFNGHSYDSIVDAHPNLNPLFSFIQDKIEKDSMEWSHEIELTLNDRVRLLYCQGSVLDVENKSLGYVIIINDISKLNRAQRKAAWGEVAVRMAHEIKNPLTPILLSAQRLRNLFLEKLEKNDAAIIDKTTQTIMDQVASMDSMVSAFANYANTPEIQKTLSSLNMLINKSASLFDNHDGVRVDLDLCGDLPKLQLDQDAISRVLINLIKNAIEAKQEKIQLNINIKSTLKEKEGLVQLTIIDDGKGFPSSIIDQVFEPYITTKEKSGGLGLAIVQNIIEQHDGQIFASNIKPHGARVTIELSIIENSKGTK
- the coaD gene encoding pantetheine-phosphate adenylyltransferase, with the translated sequence MKKIAIYPGSFDPITNGHIDLIKRASKLFDEVIIAITQNANKSSFLSIEQRVSAAESSISSLGNTKVLSFNSLLVDFASEHNAQIIIRGLRAVSDFEYEFQLSGMNKRLNPEIETLFMTPSEEFANISSSLVREILSLGGDISLFVPNQVKEILLDTVQK
- the trkA gene encoding Trk system potassium transporter TrkA — encoded protein: MKILILGAGQVGSTLARYLCLDDDNDITIVDQKEEMLTPLQRHLDIKTVIGYGAYPSILEKAGIKSMDVVIAVMNSDERNMVACRMAHTLYNVKKKIARIRTTEYLLRPEIFSNEALPIDFLITPENLITEYIQGIVEEPGASQVFDFENGLVQLVETRAFIGTPIVNRPIKELHEHMPDVKIRIVSLYRNERAIPAKSDTVIREGDQVYFLAKKNHISRALKEFRRAENNYQKIFIAGGGSIGLNVAKLLEDTHNIRIIELSEERAKYLSEKLNNTLVLQGNASDEDLLKDEGIENTDLFLALTDSDEVNVIVSILAKRLGAHKTIALVKRDVYASLAEQSGDVDIIVSPDQITVSGILSHLRKGDCMKVHSLQHGKSEAIEIVVHGDKKTSAVVGVQIKDLPLPEGVVVGAVVRDDELLMGSKKLVIESGDHILMVLMDVRKIHEVEALFLENEQ
- a CDS encoding response regulator, coding for MKNDATFGKILIIDDEKDNTEIIKDILEDVSYTTMLARSATEAKAVLAANDFDLILMDVWMPGQDGISLLSEWHSEGFNTPVVMMSGHAEPSDIVKAMKLGAVDFLKKPLHDFLPILRNIMTREEPEQEAQHVSGIDFSLKLKEARNIFESQYLLHHLSSNDNNIAVVAEIAGLERTTLYRKLKDLGIDKK